One Monomorium pharaonis isolate MP-MQ-018 chromosome 4, ASM1337386v2, whole genome shotgun sequence DNA segment encodes these proteins:
- the LOC105835495 gene encoding uncharacterized protein LOC105835495 isoform X3 has translation MQLLSSFMGRHTKRGASLKKGKREFIEGGYPIGNWPYSTGGPIRPLGSTVGGGGGGGSGGAAGGTNMTPDDPAPDEEFAHAVAQKTQRDAEAIRSALYLGVALAITWIIGAAGLSLAWLVLVLALATTVVKARVSRLLQTELQHELARLRRRRALYKDETAEWLTLLINKWWRFSAASIFSLAKERLEPLLNEAKPGILGPLELRELTLGEQTPCITRIRTLDCCSDDDLPNGQHFGQTKLSIEADLRLDCEQFRMLITTRLFGKGVGMDIDLAVEKLSLSGTIIVNLTLNTSAPFPHATGLSVSFLEKPDVWFSVRILRAVQMMEMPLIKTWIHAVVTDALASWLVDPGHLELNLRARERPGPVLDIVTNSLPQGVLTVVLCQNGCSGECFSNSSVADEVRWLVVTVGDQRRITSNLNSTWTEDVSFLVGPLDNERITIKLKAKRLVSTITLAQFELALGVYDWENSQIVETVLQQKKPSRNSANIPNINARLEYTTLPLLDPDLPQPELMADNMHLAGVLVVYIHSADNLHGDTAQCNPYCMLFNNRKKVKTTHYVRSTTSPVWDCRAQFLVQDYTQVSLSFVIYSWNIVKSMDTDMLGLAMLSLSQDTTWIVRKDLTLSGSNIASSMTVSVLFYPVKSVQQVVNSRRSSLVPITVDEEPKIKRNSLPWMQQAKLLLTHKDTDPASSDISSLLSTGSGLMEVTLLRAKDLVAKDLNGFSDPFCELKLNNETKYKSSIKKKTLNPCWDESSIMGLPKAGEALDILLWDHDTFGMKDYLGKVSLTLDDIRKLSNSDQSHWFPLRETKTGSIELKIKVLSEECETQSTYATSNISDNSSRLNAEPDSLSSIVRRPSMEKSKIRLHLDPVVPPPPPPRTVTLLKPTTSNQSDKISITSKESNEINGTSSFWIPKVITESVADNSVDESDTAKVIAERRSSHHSLTPSPEQSFSKKIPQYNSFRMMKQKVKRGLKLRRFRSEVTIEDKNDNKGITLSLEPRGGGEADATELLSESGLAHAVSQPDMLGRIRQPSPRLRLRPNDLKIVNGTREKYSGVEGKVLQAQGLHVAHIAQLYCRVKLQTCVSPDKIASPSGGKTIAKSRLLPAMPNPQFSIDFHIDGDGVPRQALLIFEIRSASKELLASRRITLHELLGVSAATDEIHTWLALNNGASLEVQIAHGREFKSKSAKKLFRSWSVHRIGKI, from the exons atgCAGCTACTTTCCAGCTTCATGGGTCGGCACACGAAGCGAGGAGCCTCCTTGAAAAAAG GAAAGCGCGAGTTCATCGAAGGCGGGTATCCCATTGGTAATTGGCCGTATTCAACGGGGGGTCCGATCAGACCCCTTGGCAGTACCGtcggcggtggtggcggcggcggcagcggcggtgCGGCGGGGGGCACCAACATGACACCCGACGATCCCGCACCCGACGAAGAATTCGCCCATGCCGTCGCGCAAAAAACACAG AGAGATGCAGAGGCAATTCGCAGCGCACTGTATCTCGGAGTGGCACTCGCGATCACCTGGATAATAGGGGCGGCTGGTCTCTCGCTGGCGTGGCTGGTTCTGGTCCTGGCACTGGCGACGACTGTCGTTAAGGCGAGAGTCTCTCGGCTCCTTCAGACGGAACTGCAACATGAACTGGCCAGGTTACGTAGGAGACGAGCCTTGTACAAAGACGAAACCGCCGAGTGGCTCACTTTGCTCATCAACAAGTG GTGGAGATTCAGCGCTGCCAGTATATTCTCTTTGGCGAAGGAACGACTGGAACCCCTCCTTAATGAAGCCAAACCCGGTATATTAG GTCCATTAGAATTACGCGAACTCACTCTCGGCGAACAGACGCCGTGCATCACGCGCATCAGAACCCTCGATTGCTGCAGCGACGACGATCTTCCCAATGGCCAACACTTCGGTCAGACTAAATTGTCCATCGAAGCGGACCTGCGGCTGGACTGCGAGCAATTCCGCATGCTCATCACCACGCGGTTGTTTGGTAAAGG TGTGGGAATGGACATCGACCTGGCGGTGGAGAAGCTATCGCTATCCGGCACGATTATCGTCAACCTGACGCTGAACACCTCGGCGCCGTTTCCGCACGCGACCGGGCTCAGTGTAAGTTTCCTGGAGAAACCGGACGTCTGGTTCAGCGTAAGAATCTTAAGAGCGGTGCAGATGATGGAGATGCCGCTGATCAAGACCTGGATTCATGCGGTGGTAACGGACGCTCTGGCTAGCTGGCTGGTCGATCCGGGCCACTTGGAGCTGAACCTAAGAGCGCGAGAGCGACCAGGTCCTGTACTGGACATCGTGACCAATTCGTTGCCGCAAGGAGTACTGACCGTTGTTCTGTGCCAGAATGGTTGTTCTGGTGAGTGCTTCTCAAACT CGAGTGTCGCTGATGAAGTGAGGTGGCTCGTAGTAACGGTGGGCGATCAGAGGCGAATTACCTCGAATTTGAACTCCACATGGACCGAGGACGTGTCTTTCTTGGTCGGGCCATTAGACAACGAGAGGATCACCATCAAGCTGAAAGCGAAACGTCTCGTTAGTACGATCACTCTGGCGCAGTTCGAATTAGCGTTAGGAGTCTACGACTGGGAGAATTCGCAGAT CGTCGAAACCGTGTTACAACAGAAGAAACCGTCTCGCAATAGCGCTAACATTCCGAACATCAATGCGCGATTAGAATATACCACTCTGCCGCTCTTGGACCCCGATTTACCGCAGCCAGAACTAATGGCCGATAATATGCATCTTGcag GGGTATTGGTGGTTTACATTCACTCCGCTGATAATCTCCACGGCGATACTGCTCAATGCAATCCTTATTGCATGCTCTTCAATAATCGGAAGAAG GTGAAAACGACACATTACGTTCGGTCGACTACGTCCCCGGTTTGGGACTGTAGAGCACAATTTTTGGTGCAGGATTACACGCAAGTGTCACTGAGCTTCGTCATTTATTCATGGAACATAGTAAAATCAATGGACACGGACATGCTTGGACTGGCCATGTTATCTCTGTCTCAG GACACGACATGGATCGTCAGAAAAGATCTCACGCTCAGCGGTTCCAACATCGCCTCCTCCATGACGGTCTCCGTGCTATTTTATCCGGTCAAGAGCGTACAACAAGTAGTTAACAGTCGTAGAAGCAGCTTGGTCCCAATCACGGTGGACGAAGAGCCAAAAATCAAACGGAACAGTTTACCGTGGATGCAACAGGCG AAGCTGTTATTAACGCACAAGGATACCGATCCCGCCTCCTCCGATATATCCAGCCTCCTATCTACTGGAAGCGGTTTAATGGAGGTGACGTTGTTACGCGCTAAGGATCTCGTTGCGAAAGATCTGAACGGCTTCAGCGATCCTTTCTGCGAActaaagttaaacaacgaaacgAAATACAAGAGCAGCATAAAGAAGAAGACACTGAATCCTTGCTGGGACGAAAGTTCCATCATGGGCTTGCCGAAGGCCGGGGAAGCTTTAGATATC TTATTATGGGATCATGATACTTTCGGCATGAAGGATTACCTTGGGAAAGTATCACTGACTCTCGACGATATCAGAAAGCTATCGAACAGCGATCAGTCCCATTGGTTTCCGCTCAGGGAAACCAAAACGGGATCTATAGAGCTGAAAATCAAGGTCTTGTCGGAAGAATGCGAG ACGCAAAGCACGTACGCGACCAGCAATATCAGCGACAATTCTTCTCGTTTAAACGCCGAGCCTGATTCCTTGTCGAGCATCGTGCGAAGGCCTTCCAtggaaaaatctaaaatacgTTTGCACTTGGATCCAGTTGTACCGCCACCACCTCCGCCGCGCACCGTCACCCTCCTGAAGCCGACTACGTCCAATCAGTCCG ATAAAATTAGCATCACCAGTAAAGAGTCCAACGAAATAAACGGAACATCGAGCTTCTGGATTCCGAAAGTTATCACGGAATCGGTCGCGGATAATTCTGTCGACGAGTCCGACACCGCCAAAGTGATCGCGGAGAGGCGGTCCTCCCATCACAGTTTGACCCCCAGCCCCGAGCAGAGCTTCAGCAAGAAGATACCGCAATACAACAGCTTTCGCATGATGAAGCAGAAG GTGAAGAGGGGTTTAAAACTTCGTAGATTCCGTTCAGAAGTGACTATAGAGGATAAGAATGATAACAAGGGTATCACGCTGAGCCTGGAACCCAGAGGCGGCGGGGAGGCCGACGCCACGGAGCTCTTGTCGGAATCCGGTCTGGCTCACGCGGTGTCGCAACCAGACATGCTGGGCAGGATAAGGCAGCCCAGTCCGCGGTTAAGATTGAGGCCGAATG atttaaaaattgttaacggCACTAGAGAGAAGTATTCCGGAGTGGAGGGAAAAGTTCTTCAGGCACAGGGTCTCCACGTAGCGCACATCGCCCAACTGTACTGCCGAGTAAAGCTTCAAAC GTGTGTCAGTCCGGATAAAATTGCCTCGCCTAGCGGCGGTAAGACCATCGCGAAATCGCGGCTTCTGCCAGCTATGCCTAATCCTCAGTTCAGCATAGATTTCCATATAGACGGCGACGGTGTGCCGAGGCAGGCGTTGCTCATATTCGAGATCAGGAGTGCCAGCAAGGAGTTGTTGGCCAGTCGACGTATAACTCTACACGAATTGCTag GTGTGTCCGCAGCTACCGACGAGATTCACACGTGGTTGGCGTTGAATAACGGCGCCTCGTTAGAAGTACAAATCGCTCACGGAAGGGAGTTTAAGAGTAAATCGGCGAAAAAGTTATTTCGCTCTTGGTCTGTTCATCGGATAGGGAAAATATGA
- the LOC105835495 gene encoding uncharacterized protein LOC105835495 isoform X2, with protein MQLLSSFMGRHTKRGASLKKGKREFIEGGYPIGNWPYSTGGPIRPLGSTVGGGGGGGSGGAAGGTNMTPDDPAPDEEFAHAVAQKTQRDAEAIRSALYLGVALAITWIIGAAGLSLAWLVLVLALATTVVKARVSRLLQTELQHELARLRRRRALYKDETAEWLTLLINKWWRFSAASIFSLAKERLEPLLNEAKPGILGPLELRELTLGEQTPCITRIRTLDCCSDDDLPNGQHFGQTKLSIEADLRLDCEQFRMLITTRLFGKGVGMDIDLAVEKLSLSGTIIVNLTLNTSAPFPHATGLSVSFLEKPDVWFSVRILRAVQMMEMPLIKTWIHAVVTDALASWLVDPGHLELNLRARERPGPVLDIVTNSLPQGVLTVVLCQNGCSASVADEVRWLVVTVGDQRRITSNLNSTWTEDVSFLVGPLDNERITIKLKAKRLVSTITLAQFELALGVYDWENSQIVETVLQQKKPSRNSANIPNINARLEYTTLPLLDPDLPQPELMADNMHLAVSRDSCNKAHKAGVLVVYIHSADNLHGDTAQCNPYCMLFNNRKKVKTTHYVRSTTSPVWDCRAQFLVQDYTQVSLSFVIYSWNIVKSMDTDMLGLAMLSLSQDTTWIVRKDLTLSGSNIASSMTVSVLFYPVKSVQQVVNSRRSSLVPITVDEEPKIKRNSLPWMQQAKLLLTHKDTDPASSDISSLLSTGSGLMEVTLLRAKDLVAKDLNGFSDPFCELKLNNETKYKSSIKKKTLNPCWDESSIMGLPKAGEALDILLWDHDTFGMKDYLGKVSLTLDDIRKLSNSDQSHWFPLRETKTGSIELKIKVLSEECETQSTYATSNISDNSSRLNAEPDSLSSIVRRPSMEKSKIRLHLDPVVPPPPPPRTVTLLKPTTSNQSDKISITSKESNEINGTSSFWIPKVITESVADNSVDESDTAKVIAERRSSHHSLTPSPEQSFSKKIPQYNSFRMMKQKVKRGLKLRRFRSEVTIEDKNDNKGITLSLEPRGGGEADATELLSESGLAHAVSQPDMLGRIRQPSPRLRLRPNDLKIVNGTREKYSGVEGKVLQAQGLHVAHIAQLYCRVKLQTCVSPDKIASPSGGKTIAKSRLLPAMPNPQFSIDFHIDGDGVPRQALLIFEIRSASKELLASRRITLHELLGVSAATDEIHTWLALNNGASLEVQIAHGREFKSKSAKKLFRSWSVHRIGKI; from the exons atgCAGCTACTTTCCAGCTTCATGGGTCGGCACACGAAGCGAGGAGCCTCCTTGAAAAAAG GAAAGCGCGAGTTCATCGAAGGCGGGTATCCCATTGGTAATTGGCCGTATTCAACGGGGGGTCCGATCAGACCCCTTGGCAGTACCGtcggcggtggtggcggcggcggcagcggcggtgCGGCGGGGGGCACCAACATGACACCCGACGATCCCGCACCCGACGAAGAATTCGCCCATGCCGTCGCGCAAAAAACACAG AGAGATGCAGAGGCAATTCGCAGCGCACTGTATCTCGGAGTGGCACTCGCGATCACCTGGATAATAGGGGCGGCTGGTCTCTCGCTGGCGTGGCTGGTTCTGGTCCTGGCACTGGCGACGACTGTCGTTAAGGCGAGAGTCTCTCGGCTCCTTCAGACGGAACTGCAACATGAACTGGCCAGGTTACGTAGGAGACGAGCCTTGTACAAAGACGAAACCGCCGAGTGGCTCACTTTGCTCATCAACAAGTG GTGGAGATTCAGCGCTGCCAGTATATTCTCTTTGGCGAAGGAACGACTGGAACCCCTCCTTAATGAAGCCAAACCCGGTATATTAG GTCCATTAGAATTACGCGAACTCACTCTCGGCGAACAGACGCCGTGCATCACGCGCATCAGAACCCTCGATTGCTGCAGCGACGACGATCTTCCCAATGGCCAACACTTCGGTCAGACTAAATTGTCCATCGAAGCGGACCTGCGGCTGGACTGCGAGCAATTCCGCATGCTCATCACCACGCGGTTGTTTGGTAAAGG TGTGGGAATGGACATCGACCTGGCGGTGGAGAAGCTATCGCTATCCGGCACGATTATCGTCAACCTGACGCTGAACACCTCGGCGCCGTTTCCGCACGCGACCGGGCTCAGTGTAAGTTTCCTGGAGAAACCGGACGTCTGGTTCAGCGTAAGAATCTTAAGAGCGGTGCAGATGATGGAGATGCCGCTGATCAAGACCTGGATTCATGCGGTGGTAACGGACGCTCTGGCTAGCTGGCTGGTCGATCCGGGCCACTTGGAGCTGAACCTAAGAGCGCGAGAGCGACCAGGTCCTGTACTGGACATCGTGACCAATTCGTTGCCGCAAGGAGTACTGACCGTTGTTCTGTGCCAGAATGGTTGTTCTG CGAGTGTCGCTGATGAAGTGAGGTGGCTCGTAGTAACGGTGGGCGATCAGAGGCGAATTACCTCGAATTTGAACTCCACATGGACCGAGGACGTGTCTTTCTTGGTCGGGCCATTAGACAACGAGAGGATCACCATCAAGCTGAAAGCGAAACGTCTCGTTAGTACGATCACTCTGGCGCAGTTCGAATTAGCGTTAGGAGTCTACGACTGGGAGAATTCGCAGAT CGTCGAAACCGTGTTACAACAGAAGAAACCGTCTCGCAATAGCGCTAACATTCCGAACATCAATGCGCGATTAGAATATACCACTCTGCCGCTCTTGGACCCCGATTTACCGCAGCCAGAACTAATGGCCGATAATATGCATCTTGcag tgTCGCGAGACTCTTGCAACAAAGCGCACAAAGcag GGGTATTGGTGGTTTACATTCACTCCGCTGATAATCTCCACGGCGATACTGCTCAATGCAATCCTTATTGCATGCTCTTCAATAATCGGAAGAAG GTGAAAACGACACATTACGTTCGGTCGACTACGTCCCCGGTTTGGGACTGTAGAGCACAATTTTTGGTGCAGGATTACACGCAAGTGTCACTGAGCTTCGTCATTTATTCATGGAACATAGTAAAATCAATGGACACGGACATGCTTGGACTGGCCATGTTATCTCTGTCTCAG GACACGACATGGATCGTCAGAAAAGATCTCACGCTCAGCGGTTCCAACATCGCCTCCTCCATGACGGTCTCCGTGCTATTTTATCCGGTCAAGAGCGTACAACAAGTAGTTAACAGTCGTAGAAGCAGCTTGGTCCCAATCACGGTGGACGAAGAGCCAAAAATCAAACGGAACAGTTTACCGTGGATGCAACAGGCG AAGCTGTTATTAACGCACAAGGATACCGATCCCGCCTCCTCCGATATATCCAGCCTCCTATCTACTGGAAGCGGTTTAATGGAGGTGACGTTGTTACGCGCTAAGGATCTCGTTGCGAAAGATCTGAACGGCTTCAGCGATCCTTTCTGCGAActaaagttaaacaacgaaacgAAATACAAGAGCAGCATAAAGAAGAAGACACTGAATCCTTGCTGGGACGAAAGTTCCATCATGGGCTTGCCGAAGGCCGGGGAAGCTTTAGATATC TTATTATGGGATCATGATACTTTCGGCATGAAGGATTACCTTGGGAAAGTATCACTGACTCTCGACGATATCAGAAAGCTATCGAACAGCGATCAGTCCCATTGGTTTCCGCTCAGGGAAACCAAAACGGGATCTATAGAGCTGAAAATCAAGGTCTTGTCGGAAGAATGCGAG ACGCAAAGCACGTACGCGACCAGCAATATCAGCGACAATTCTTCTCGTTTAAACGCCGAGCCTGATTCCTTGTCGAGCATCGTGCGAAGGCCTTCCAtggaaaaatctaaaatacgTTTGCACTTGGATCCAGTTGTACCGCCACCACCTCCGCCGCGCACCGTCACCCTCCTGAAGCCGACTACGTCCAATCAGTCCG ATAAAATTAGCATCACCAGTAAAGAGTCCAACGAAATAAACGGAACATCGAGCTTCTGGATTCCGAAAGTTATCACGGAATCGGTCGCGGATAATTCTGTCGACGAGTCCGACACCGCCAAAGTGATCGCGGAGAGGCGGTCCTCCCATCACAGTTTGACCCCCAGCCCCGAGCAGAGCTTCAGCAAGAAGATACCGCAATACAACAGCTTTCGCATGATGAAGCAGAAG GTGAAGAGGGGTTTAAAACTTCGTAGATTCCGTTCAGAAGTGACTATAGAGGATAAGAATGATAACAAGGGTATCACGCTGAGCCTGGAACCCAGAGGCGGCGGGGAGGCCGACGCCACGGAGCTCTTGTCGGAATCCGGTCTGGCTCACGCGGTGTCGCAACCAGACATGCTGGGCAGGATAAGGCAGCCCAGTCCGCGGTTAAGATTGAGGCCGAATG atttaaaaattgttaacggCACTAGAGAGAAGTATTCCGGAGTGGAGGGAAAAGTTCTTCAGGCACAGGGTCTCCACGTAGCGCACATCGCCCAACTGTACTGCCGAGTAAAGCTTCAAAC GTGTGTCAGTCCGGATAAAATTGCCTCGCCTAGCGGCGGTAAGACCATCGCGAAATCGCGGCTTCTGCCAGCTATGCCTAATCCTCAGTTCAGCATAGATTTCCATATAGACGGCGACGGTGTGCCGAGGCAGGCGTTGCTCATATTCGAGATCAGGAGTGCCAGCAAGGAGTTGTTGGCCAGTCGACGTATAACTCTACACGAATTGCTag GTGTGTCCGCAGCTACCGACGAGATTCACACGTGGTTGGCGTTGAATAACGGCGCCTCGTTAGAAGTACAAATCGCTCACGGAAGGGAGTTTAAGAGTAAATCGGCGAAAAAGTTATTTCGCTCTTGGTCTGTTCATCGGATAGGGAAAATATGA
- the LOC105835495 gene encoding uncharacterized protein LOC105835495 isoform X4, which translates to MQLLSSFMGRHTKRGASLKKGKREFIEGGYPIGNWPYSTGGPIRPLGSTVGGGGGGGSGGAAGGTNMTPDDPAPDEEFAHAVAQKTQRDAEAIRSALYLGVALAITWIIGAAGLSLAWLVLVLALATTVVKARVSRLLQTELQHELARLRRRRALYKDETAEWLTLLINKWWRFSAASIFSLAKERLEPLLNEAKPGILGPLELRELTLGEQTPCITRIRTLDCCSDDDLPNGQHFGQTKLSIEADLRLDCEQFRMLITTRLFGKGVGMDIDLAVEKLSLSGTIIVNLTLNTSAPFPHATGLSVSFLEKPDVWFSVRILRAVQMMEMPLIKTWIHAVVTDALASWLVDPGHLELNLRARERPGPVLDIVTNSLPQGVLTVVLCQNGCSASVADEVRWLVVTVGDQRRITSNLNSTWTEDVSFLVGPLDNERITIKLKAKRLVSTITLAQFELALGVYDWENSQIVETVLQQKKPSRNSANIPNINARLEYTTLPLLDPDLPQPELMADNMHLAGVLVVYIHSADNLHGDTAQCNPYCMLFNNRKKVKTTHYVRSTTSPVWDCRAQFLVQDYTQVSLSFVIYSWNIVKSMDTDMLGLAMLSLSQDTTWIVRKDLTLSGSNIASSMTVSVLFYPVKSVQQVVNSRRSSLVPITVDEEPKIKRNSLPWMQQAKLLLTHKDTDPASSDISSLLSTGSGLMEVTLLRAKDLVAKDLNGFSDPFCELKLNNETKYKSSIKKKTLNPCWDESSIMGLPKAGEALDILLWDHDTFGMKDYLGKVSLTLDDIRKLSNSDQSHWFPLRETKTGSIELKIKVLSEECETQSTYATSNISDNSSRLNAEPDSLSSIVRRPSMEKSKIRLHLDPVVPPPPPPRTVTLLKPTTSNQSDKISITSKESNEINGTSSFWIPKVITESVADNSVDESDTAKVIAERRSSHHSLTPSPEQSFSKKIPQYNSFRMMKQKVKRGLKLRRFRSEVTIEDKNDNKGITLSLEPRGGGEADATELLSESGLAHAVSQPDMLGRIRQPSPRLRLRPNDLKIVNGTREKYSGVEGKVLQAQGLHVAHIAQLYCRVKLQTCVSPDKIASPSGGKTIAKSRLLPAMPNPQFSIDFHIDGDGVPRQALLIFEIRSASKELLASRRITLHELLGVSAATDEIHTWLALNNGASLEVQIAHGREFKSKSAKKLFRSWSVHRIGKI; encoded by the exons atgCAGCTACTTTCCAGCTTCATGGGTCGGCACACGAAGCGAGGAGCCTCCTTGAAAAAAG GAAAGCGCGAGTTCATCGAAGGCGGGTATCCCATTGGTAATTGGCCGTATTCAACGGGGGGTCCGATCAGACCCCTTGGCAGTACCGtcggcggtggtggcggcggcggcagcggcggtgCGGCGGGGGGCACCAACATGACACCCGACGATCCCGCACCCGACGAAGAATTCGCCCATGCCGTCGCGCAAAAAACACAG AGAGATGCAGAGGCAATTCGCAGCGCACTGTATCTCGGAGTGGCACTCGCGATCACCTGGATAATAGGGGCGGCTGGTCTCTCGCTGGCGTGGCTGGTTCTGGTCCTGGCACTGGCGACGACTGTCGTTAAGGCGAGAGTCTCTCGGCTCCTTCAGACGGAACTGCAACATGAACTGGCCAGGTTACGTAGGAGACGAGCCTTGTACAAAGACGAAACCGCCGAGTGGCTCACTTTGCTCATCAACAAGTG GTGGAGATTCAGCGCTGCCAGTATATTCTCTTTGGCGAAGGAACGACTGGAACCCCTCCTTAATGAAGCCAAACCCGGTATATTAG GTCCATTAGAATTACGCGAACTCACTCTCGGCGAACAGACGCCGTGCATCACGCGCATCAGAACCCTCGATTGCTGCAGCGACGACGATCTTCCCAATGGCCAACACTTCGGTCAGACTAAATTGTCCATCGAAGCGGACCTGCGGCTGGACTGCGAGCAATTCCGCATGCTCATCACCACGCGGTTGTTTGGTAAAGG TGTGGGAATGGACATCGACCTGGCGGTGGAGAAGCTATCGCTATCCGGCACGATTATCGTCAACCTGACGCTGAACACCTCGGCGCCGTTTCCGCACGCGACCGGGCTCAGTGTAAGTTTCCTGGAGAAACCGGACGTCTGGTTCAGCGTAAGAATCTTAAGAGCGGTGCAGATGATGGAGATGCCGCTGATCAAGACCTGGATTCATGCGGTGGTAACGGACGCTCTGGCTAGCTGGCTGGTCGATCCGGGCCACTTGGAGCTGAACCTAAGAGCGCGAGAGCGACCAGGTCCTGTACTGGACATCGTGACCAATTCGTTGCCGCAAGGAGTACTGACCGTTGTTCTGTGCCAGAATGGTTGTTCTG CGAGTGTCGCTGATGAAGTGAGGTGGCTCGTAGTAACGGTGGGCGATCAGAGGCGAATTACCTCGAATTTGAACTCCACATGGACCGAGGACGTGTCTTTCTTGGTCGGGCCATTAGACAACGAGAGGATCACCATCAAGCTGAAAGCGAAACGTCTCGTTAGTACGATCACTCTGGCGCAGTTCGAATTAGCGTTAGGAGTCTACGACTGGGAGAATTCGCAGAT CGTCGAAACCGTGTTACAACAGAAGAAACCGTCTCGCAATAGCGCTAACATTCCGAACATCAATGCGCGATTAGAATATACCACTCTGCCGCTCTTGGACCCCGATTTACCGCAGCCAGAACTAATGGCCGATAATATGCATCTTGcag GGGTATTGGTGGTTTACATTCACTCCGCTGATAATCTCCACGGCGATACTGCTCAATGCAATCCTTATTGCATGCTCTTCAATAATCGGAAGAAG GTGAAAACGACACATTACGTTCGGTCGACTACGTCCCCGGTTTGGGACTGTAGAGCACAATTTTTGGTGCAGGATTACACGCAAGTGTCACTGAGCTTCGTCATTTATTCATGGAACATAGTAAAATCAATGGACACGGACATGCTTGGACTGGCCATGTTATCTCTGTCTCAG GACACGACATGGATCGTCAGAAAAGATCTCACGCTCAGCGGTTCCAACATCGCCTCCTCCATGACGGTCTCCGTGCTATTTTATCCGGTCAAGAGCGTACAACAAGTAGTTAACAGTCGTAGAAGCAGCTTGGTCCCAATCACGGTGGACGAAGAGCCAAAAATCAAACGGAACAGTTTACCGTGGATGCAACAGGCG AAGCTGTTATTAACGCACAAGGATACCGATCCCGCCTCCTCCGATATATCCAGCCTCCTATCTACTGGAAGCGGTTTAATGGAGGTGACGTTGTTACGCGCTAAGGATCTCGTTGCGAAAGATCTGAACGGCTTCAGCGATCCTTTCTGCGAActaaagttaaacaacgaaacgAAATACAAGAGCAGCATAAAGAAGAAGACACTGAATCCTTGCTGGGACGAAAGTTCCATCATGGGCTTGCCGAAGGCCGGGGAAGCTTTAGATATC TTATTATGGGATCATGATACTTTCGGCATGAAGGATTACCTTGGGAAAGTATCACTGACTCTCGACGATATCAGAAAGCTATCGAACAGCGATCAGTCCCATTGGTTTCCGCTCAGGGAAACCAAAACGGGATCTATAGAGCTGAAAATCAAGGTCTTGTCGGAAGAATGCGAG ACGCAAAGCACGTACGCGACCAGCAATATCAGCGACAATTCTTCTCGTTTAAACGCCGAGCCTGATTCCTTGTCGAGCATCGTGCGAAGGCCTTCCAtggaaaaatctaaaatacgTTTGCACTTGGATCCAGTTGTACCGCCACCACCTCCGCCGCGCACCGTCACCCTCCTGAAGCCGACTACGTCCAATCAGTCCG ATAAAATTAGCATCACCAGTAAAGAGTCCAACGAAATAAACGGAACATCGAGCTTCTGGATTCCGAAAGTTATCACGGAATCGGTCGCGGATAATTCTGTCGACGAGTCCGACACCGCCAAAGTGATCGCGGAGAGGCGGTCCTCCCATCACAGTTTGACCCCCAGCCCCGAGCAGAGCTTCAGCAAGAAGATACCGCAATACAACAGCTTTCGCATGATGAAGCAGAAG GTGAAGAGGGGTTTAAAACTTCGTAGATTCCGTTCAGAAGTGACTATAGAGGATAAGAATGATAACAAGGGTATCACGCTGAGCCTGGAACCCAGAGGCGGCGGGGAGGCCGACGCCACGGAGCTCTTGTCGGAATCCGGTCTGGCTCACGCGGTGTCGCAACCAGACATGCTGGGCAGGATAAGGCAGCCCAGTCCGCGGTTAAGATTGAGGCCGAATG atttaaaaattgttaacggCACTAGAGAGAAGTATTCCGGAGTGGAGGGAAAAGTTCTTCAGGCACAGGGTCTCCACGTAGCGCACATCGCCCAACTGTACTGCCGAGTAAAGCTTCAAAC GTGTGTCAGTCCGGATAAAATTGCCTCGCCTAGCGGCGGTAAGACCATCGCGAAATCGCGGCTTCTGCCAGCTATGCCTAATCCTCAGTTCAGCATAGATTTCCATATAGACGGCGACGGTGTGCCGAGGCAGGCGTTGCTCATATTCGAGATCAGGAGTGCCAGCAAGGAGTTGTTGGCCAGTCGACGTATAACTCTACACGAATTGCTag GTGTGTCCGCAGCTACCGACGAGATTCACACGTGGTTGGCGTTGAATAACGGCGCCTCGTTAGAAGTACAAATCGCTCACGGAAGGGAGTTTAAGAGTAAATCGGCGAAAAAGTTATTTCGCTCTTGGTCTGTTCATCGGATAGGGAAAATATGA